One Urocitellus parryii isolate mUroPar1 chromosome 8, mUroPar1.hap1, whole genome shotgun sequence DNA window includes the following coding sequences:
- the Ddah2 gene encoding putative hydrolase DDAH2 produces the protein MGTPGEGLGRCSHALIRGVPESLASGESAGAGLPALDLAKAQREHGVLGGKLRQRLGLQLLELPPEESLPLGPLIGDTAVIQGDTALITRPWSPARRPEVDGVRKALQDLGLRIVEMGDENATLDGTDVLFTGREFFVGLSKWTNHRGAEIVADTFRDFAVSTVPVSGPSHLRGLCGMGGPRTVVAGSSDAAQKAVRAMAVLTDHPYASLTLPDDAAADCLFLRPGLPGALPFLLHRGGGDLPNSQEALQKLSDVTLVPVSCSELEKAGAGLSSLCLVLSTRPHS, from the exons ATGGGGACGCCGGGGGAGGGGCTGGGTCGCTGCTCCCATGCCCTGATCCGGGGTGTCCCCGAGAGCCTGGCGTCGGGGGAGAGTGCAGGGGCTGGCCTTCCAGCTCTGGACCTAGCCAAAGCTCAAAGGGAGCATGGGGTGCTGGGGGGTAAACTGAGGCAGCGACTGGGGCTACAGCTGTTAGAACTGCCTCCGGAGGAATCGCTGCCGCTAGGACCGCTGATTGGTGATACAGCCGTGATTCAAGGCGATACGGCCCTAATCACGCGGCCCTGGAGCCCGGCTCGTAGACCTGAG GTTGATGGAGTCCGCAAAGCCCTTCAGGACTTGGGTCTCCGAATTGTGGAGATGGGGGATGAGAACGCAACTCTGGATGGCACTGACGTTCTCTTCACGG GCCGGGAGTTTTTTGTAGGCCTCTCCAAGTGGACCAATCACCGAGGAGCTGAGATAGTGGCGGACACATTCCGG GACTTCGCCGTCTCTACTGTGCCGGTCTCTGGCCCTTCTCACCTGCGTGGCCTCTGTGGCATGGGGGGACCCCGCACTGTGGTAGCAGGCAGCAGCGACGCTGCCCAAAAAGCTGTCAGG gCAATGGCAGTGCTGACAGATCACCCATATGCCTCTCTGACTCTCCCAGATGACGCAGCTGCTGACTGTCTCTTTCTGCGTCCTGGGTTGCCTGGTGCACTCCCTTTCCTCCTGCATCGTGGAGGTGGGGACTTGCCTAACAGCCAGGAG GCACTGCAGAAGCTCTCTGATGTCACCCTTGTACCTGTATCCTGCTCAGAACTGGAAAAGGCTGGTGCTGGGCTCAGCTCCCTTTGCCTGGTGCTCAGCACACGCCCCCACAGTTGA